Proteins encoded within one genomic window of Hevea brasiliensis isolate MT/VB/25A 57/8 chromosome 8, ASM3005281v1, whole genome shotgun sequence:
- the LOC131169256 gene encoding uncharacterized protein LOC131169256 — protein MCNVRKGKSKVIVPNSTMQKWKEAWSSPEFKAKSHQFTANRCSEIGGVGAGISRHTGGSVSHATHADRMEAQLGRRPFPYELFHKTHTRKGTSDMVDSRAQSIKDAFLALKEQSSQPQEGCSDPPIVDEVALYYQVVGGEKKNRVYGIGSQASIFYPSSSHGSSSTASYCAQSEAMQEEIQQLHQTIATLKDSLVAMEERDRQRELMLEERYRQREQTLEERMQQMMQNMMSQMMQSAVTF, from the exons ATGTGCAATGTCAGGAAAGGAAAATCCAAGGTCATCGTGCCTAATAGTACAATGCAAAAATGGAAGGAGGCATGGAGTAGCCCAGAGTTTAAAGCCAAGAGCCATCAATTCACTGCTAACCGTTGTAGTGAGATAGGGGGAGTTGGGGCAGGCATCTCTAGACACACAGGGGGTTCAGTTTCACATGCTACTCACGCAGATAGAATG GAAGCCCAGCTTGGCCGAAGACCTTTTCCTTATGAACTTTTCCATAAGACCCACACTAGGAAAGGCACCTCCGATATGGTTGATTCACGAGCGCAATCAATTAAG GATGCATTTTTGGCGCTTAAGGAGCAGTCGTCTCAACCACAAGAGGGGTGCAGTGACCCTCCTATTGTAGATGAGGTCGCACTATATTATCAAGTTGTGGGGGGGGAGAAGAAGAACAGGGTTTATGGCATTGGATCTCAAGCATCAATTTTTTACCCTAGCTCATCACATGGATCATCTTCTACTGCATCCTATTGTGCTCAGTCAGAGGCAATGCAGGAAGAGATTCAACAATTGCATCAGACTATTGCAACGCTCAAGGATAGTTTGGttgcaatggaggagagagatCGACAACGCGAGTTGATGCTAGAGGAGAGATATAGACAACGTGAGCAGACACTGGAGGAGCGCATGCAACAAATGATGCAAAACATGATGTCACAAATGATGCAGTCTGCGGTTACATTCTAA
- the LOC131182336 gene encoding uncharacterized protein LOC131182336 has translation MRGNGRRGGLLGHSQSRQLPVQDEPNDQLDQSTQGQPQVPSRSTGRSAPDPEGSTASTQHRAIPPPPPPPPITPSSEPAIGSTSGHEGHSVGAAPISSMDGLSLTTFGRKKRIKLINGTLHPSEECAKKMKNIFKERMDPEGHCWKTITPETKEFYWDEFQVIK, from the exons ATGCGAGGCAACGGTCGCAGGGGAGGTTTGTTGGGTCATTCACAGTCAAGGCAGTTACCTGTGCAGGATGAGCCCAATGATCAACTAGACCAATCTACACAGGGTCAGCCTCAGGTTCCTTCACGATCCACTGGGAGGTCGGCACCAGATCCAGAGGGGTCTACTGCTTCAACACAGCATCGAGCTATACCTCCACCTCCACCGCCACCACCTATTACCCCATCTTCTGAGCCTGCAATTGGATCAACCTCTGGTCATGAAGGTCATTCAGTTGGGGCAGCACCAATATCATCGATGGATGGCCTATCACTCACTacatttggaagaaagaaaagaataaagctcattaatggcac GTTACATCCATCTGAGGAATGTGCTAAGAAGATGAAGAATATCTTCAAGGAGAGGATGGACCCAGAGGGGCACTGTTGGAAAACTATCACGCCTGAAACAAAAGAGTTTTACTGGGATGAATTtcaagtaataaaataa